In one Halorubrum sp. CBA1229 genomic region, the following are encoded:
- a CDS encoding KH domain-containing protein: protein MQHVTVPQDRIGVVIGAGGETMREIEERANVRLDVDSESGSVAIEERDDPVAAMVAPDVIKAIGRGFTPETAMSILDHDLRTLDLIDLSEHTRNDNDLQRKKGRIIGENGRTRELLEELSGANVVVYGSTVGAVGQPEELEVVRRAVGMLLDGAPHGAVYSYLERMSNELDDDVSFNAPK from the coding sequence ATGCAACACGTGACGGTTCCGCAGGACCGTATCGGCGTCGTCATCGGCGCCGGCGGCGAGACGATGCGGGAGATCGAGGAGCGGGCGAACGTGCGGCTGGACGTGGACTCGGAGTCGGGCAGCGTCGCCATCGAGGAGCGCGACGACCCCGTCGCCGCGATGGTCGCGCCGGACGTGATCAAGGCGATCGGGCGGGGGTTCACGCCGGAGACGGCCATGTCGATCCTCGACCACGACCTCCGGACGCTCGACCTGATCGATCTGTCCGAGCACACCCGCAACGACAACGACCTCCAGCGCAAGAAGGGCCGGATCATCGGCGAGAACGGTCGGACTCGGGAGCTGTTAGAGGAGCTGTCGGGCGCGAACGTCGTCGTCTACGGCTCGACGGTGGGCGCCGTCGGCCAGCCCGAGGAGCTCGAAGTGGTCCGTCGAGCGGTCGGGATGCTGCTGGACGGCGCGCCCCACGGCGCGGTGTACTCGTACTTAGAACGGATGTCGAACGAGCTCGACGACGACGTGAGCTTCAACGCACCGAAGTAA
- the rio1 gene encoding serine/threonine-protein kinase Rio1 has product MSEEFVLLEPDDQPGDEWEQLDVSDTEADRIARRQDREFDEFRKRIKDTEQFKLQESVFDDATLAAVYKLVQDGYVDAFGGPVSTGKEASVFEALGGQAGERPEPGSEAARGGPEGAHSEREVAVKVYRINSSNFRQMRDYLEGDPRFEGIASDKKAVVLAWTRKEFANLERARKAGVRVPEPIAVQRNVLVMELVGHAEDRARRLNEVDVENPETAYEVVREYMRRLYRAGLIHGDLSEYNMIIHDGELVIIDLGQAVTVHHPNAGEFLQRDCENVATFFTRQGIDVDPDNLRSYVTEPEADPSGEPDE; this is encoded by the coding sequence ATGAGCGAGGAGTTCGTCCTGCTAGAGCCCGACGACCAGCCCGGCGACGAGTGGGAACAGTTGGACGTCTCCGACACGGAGGCCGACCGGATCGCCCGGCGGCAGGACCGCGAGTTCGACGAGTTCCGCAAGCGGATCAAGGACACCGAGCAGTTCAAGCTCCAGGAGTCGGTGTTCGACGACGCGACGCTGGCGGCGGTGTACAAGCTCGTGCAGGACGGCTACGTCGACGCCTTCGGCGGCCCGGTGTCGACGGGGAAGGAGGCGAGCGTCTTCGAGGCGCTCGGCGGGCAGGCGGGCGAGCGCCCGGAGCCCGGCTCCGAGGCCGCGAGGGGCGGCCCCGAGGGCGCCCACTCTGAGCGCGAGGTCGCCGTTAAGGTGTACCGGATCAACTCCTCGAACTTCCGGCAGATGCGTGACTACCTCGAGGGCGACCCGCGCTTCGAGGGGATCGCGAGCGACAAGAAGGCGGTCGTGCTGGCGTGGACCCGCAAGGAGTTCGCGAACCTCGAACGCGCGCGCAAGGCCGGCGTGCGCGTCCCCGAGCCGATCGCGGTCCAGCGGAACGTCCTCGTGATGGAGCTCGTCGGGCACGCCGAGGACCGCGCCCGGCGGCTGAACGAGGTCGACGTGGAGAACCCGGAGACCGCCTACGAGGTCGTCCGCGAGTACATGCGCCGGCTCTACCGCGCCGGCCTGATCCACGGCGACCTCTCGGAGTACAACATGATCATCCACGACGGCGAGCTGGTGATCATCGATCTGGGGCAGGCGGTGACGGTCCACCACCCGAACGCCGGCGAGTTCCTCCAGCGGGACTGCGAGAACGTGGCGACATTCTTCACCCGGCAGGGGATCGACGTCGACCCGGACAACCTCCGGTCGTACGTGACGGAACCGGAGGCCGACCCGAGCGGGGAGCCGGACGAGTGA
- the hjc gene encoding Holliday junction resolvase Hjc: protein MTTTVSANRKGDRRERELVNALDEAGFAVMRAPASGAATERELPDVLAGDGDTFYAIEAKSSAGDPIYLTGEEVEALTFFARNFGAKARIAVRFDREDWYFFHPGDLYTTDAGSYRVKKEKALADGTDFPEFVGETEKVTLDEIGGGEDAVDPEAEERREVLEAVRDGHMPVEDALDVL, encoded by the coding sequence GTGACGACGACCGTGTCCGCTAACCGGAAGGGCGACCGCCGCGAGCGCGAGTTGGTGAACGCGCTGGACGAGGCCGGCTTCGCCGTGATGCGCGCGCCGGCCAGCGGCGCCGCGACGGAGCGAGAGCTCCCCGACGTGCTCGCCGGCGACGGCGACACGTTCTACGCCATCGAGGCGAAGTCGAGCGCGGGCGACCCGATCTACCTCACCGGCGAGGAGGTGGAGGCGCTGACGTTCTTCGCGCGGAACTTCGGCGCGAAGGCGCGGATCGCGGTGCGGTTCGACCGCGAGGACTGGTACTTCTTCCACCCGGGCGATCTGTACACGACGGACGCCGGGTCGTATCGGGTGAAGAAGGAGAAGGCGCTCGCCGACGGCACCGACTTCCCCGAGTTCGTCGGCGAGACGGAGAAGGTGACGCTCGACGAGATCGGCGGCGGCGAGGACGCGGTCGACCCCGAGGCGGAGGAGCGCCGCGAGGTGCTGGAGGCGGTCCGGGACGGCCACATGCCGGTGGAGGACGCACTCGACGTGCTGTGA
- a CDS encoding rhodanese-like domain-containing protein, translated as MGRILPAELDERLGTDDEPLLLDIRPASDYERGAIDASRNVPVYDDLRGGDESTLRRRLDELPDDREVVTVCKMGIVAKRATSVLDAAGYEASTLAGGMSGWNGYERNSLGYRVRSLWWRLRG; from the coding sequence ATGGGTCGCATCCTCCCCGCCGAGTTGGACGAGCGCCTGGGAACCGACGACGAGCCGCTCCTGCTCGACATCCGGCCCGCGTCCGACTACGAGCGCGGCGCAATCGACGCGAGCCGAAACGTGCCCGTGTACGACGACCTGCGAGGCGGCGACGAGTCGACGCTCCGACGCCGACTCGACGAGCTCCCCGACGACCGGGAGGTCGTGACCGTCTGCAAGATGGGTATCGTCGCCAAGCGCGCGACGAGCGTGCTCGATGCGGCCGGCTACGAGGCGTCGACGCTCGCGGGGGGCATGAGCGGGTGGAACGGGTACGAGCGGAACTCGCTGGGGTATCGGGTCCGATCGCTGTGGTGGCGGCTGCGCGGGTGA
- a CDS encoding NADPH-dependent FMN reductase: MTRIVAVSGSRRTNSTTRTALEVALGAAADAGAETGMIDLGAVDLPLYHPDEDAQGDSEALLRRVREADGVLAGTPVYRGSFSSTFKNFHDFCGSTEYEDTAVGLLATAGGGSYGGTLEHLRSTFRNVHAWTAPHEVGIRGASGIVGETGITDDDVRERTERLGRVVAEHAERLRE; encoded by the coding sequence ATGACCCGAATCGTCGCCGTCTCCGGCAGCCGGCGGACGAACAGCACCACGCGGACCGCGCTGGAGGTCGCGCTCGGCGCCGCGGCGGACGCCGGCGCCGAGACCGGAATGATCGATCTGGGCGCGGTCGACCTCCCGCTGTACCACCCGGACGAGGACGCGCAGGGCGACAGCGAGGCGCTGCTGCGGCGGGTGCGCGAGGCCGACGGCGTGCTGGCCGGCACCCCCGTCTACCGCGGCTCCTTCTCCTCGACGTTCAAGAACTTCCACGACTTCTGCGGCTCGACGGAGTACGAGGACACCGCGGTCGGACTGCTGGCGACCGCCGGCGGCGGCTCCTACGGCGGAACCTTAGAACACCTCCGGTCGACGTTCCGGAACGTCCACGCGTGGACCGCCCCCCACGAGGTCGGGATCCGCGGGGCCTCGGGCATCGTCGGCGAGACGGGGATCACCGACGACGACGTCCGGGAGCGCACGGAGCGGCTCGGCCGAGTCGTCGCGGAGCACGCGGAGCGGCTTCGGGAGTGA
- a CDS encoding phosphoglucomutase/phosphomannomutase family protein, producing MDKIAFGTDGWRATLDVFTDERVRIVGQAIADHLDAAGHDEPVAVGYDARETSEGFAESLAEVFAGNGFDVVLPERDAPTPVIAYAIVDRGLAGACMVTASHNPPEYNGVKFIPSDGAPALPDVTEDVVDRLAEPDLLPEDERGEISRVDLVSAHADAAHDLVGADLEGLTVAYDAMHGSGRGVTDALLESAGAEVRRLRCERDVTFGGDSPEPSAEHLEELAARVTDPDSDVDLGIANDGDADRIAVVTPERGVLDANLFYAACYDRLLEEDSGPAVRTVSTTFLVDRIAEAHGEEVYETPVGFKWVAEAMGEHDALFGGEESGGFTLRGHVREKDGVLMSLLAAGTHAAEPFDERVDRLLDEHGQIAAGKVSLDCPDDRKAGVLDELEDHIPESVRGSPVAKVVTLDGFKLLLENGSWLLVRPSGTEPKLRVYAEADSDDAVDELLAAGREIVEPLI from the coding sequence ATGGACAAGATTGCCTTCGGCACGGACGGGTGGCGGGCGACGCTCGACGTCTTCACCGACGAGCGCGTGCGGATCGTGGGGCAGGCCATCGCCGACCACCTCGACGCGGCGGGCCACGACGAACCGGTCGCGGTCGGCTACGACGCCCGAGAGACCTCGGAGGGGTTCGCCGAGAGCCTCGCCGAGGTGTTCGCCGGCAACGGCTTCGACGTGGTTCTCCCCGAGCGCGACGCGCCGACGCCCGTGATCGCGTACGCCATCGTCGACCGCGGGCTCGCCGGCGCCTGCATGGTCACGGCCTCGCACAACCCGCCCGAGTACAACGGCGTGAAGTTCATTCCGAGCGACGGCGCGCCCGCGCTCCCGGACGTCACGGAGGACGTGGTCGACCGACTCGCCGAGCCCGACCTCCTCCCCGAAGACGAGCGCGGCGAGATCTCCCGCGTCGACCTCGTGAGCGCGCACGCCGACGCGGCCCACGACCTCGTGGGCGCGGATCTGGAGGGGCTCACGGTCGCGTACGACGCGATGCACGGGAGCGGGCGCGGCGTCACCGACGCGCTGCTGGAGTCCGCCGGCGCGGAGGTCCGCCGCCTGCGCTGCGAGCGCGACGTGACGTTCGGCGGCGACTCCCCCGAGCCGTCGGCCGAGCACCTCGAGGAACTGGCCGCCCGCGTCACCGACCCCGACAGCGACGTCGACCTGGGGATCGCCAACGACGGCGACGCCGACCGGATCGCGGTCGTCACGCCCGAGCGCGGCGTGCTCGACGCGAACCTCTTCTACGCCGCCTGCTACGACCGGCTGCTGGAGGAGGACTCCGGCCCCGCGGTCCGCACCGTCTCGACGACGTTCCTCGTCGACCGAATCGCCGAGGCGCACGGCGAGGAGGTGTACGAGACCCCGGTCGGCTTCAAGTGGGTCGCCGAGGCGATGGGCGAGCACGACGCGCTGTTCGGCGGCGAGGAGTCGGGCGGGTTCACCCTCCGCGGGCACGTCCGCGAGAAGGACGGCGTGTTGATGTCGCTGCTCGCCGCGGGCACCCACGCCGCGGAGCCGTTCGACGAGCGGGTGGACCGCCTGCTCGACGAGCACGGGCAGATCGCGGCCGGGAAGGTGTCGCTCGACTGCCCGGACGACCGCAAGGCGGGCGTCCTCGACGAGCTGGAGGACCACATCCCCGAGTCGGTCCGCGGCTCCCCCGTCGCGAAGGTCGTCACGCTCGACGGGTTCAAGCTCCTCTTGGAGAACGGCTCGTGGCTGCTCGTGCGCCCGTCCGGCACGGAGCCGAAGCTCCGAGTGTACGCCGAGGCCGACAGCGACGACGCGGTCGACGAGCTGCTCGCCGCGGGCCGGGAGATCGTCGAGCCGCTGATCTGA